The Methylorubrum populi genome contains a region encoding:
- a CDS encoding response regulator: MTGDITVTVQDGKVPATGPTMADFRNLADALPQLAWIAEADGNLVWYNRRWYDYTGTTPAEMADHGWRKLHHPDHLDRAAARFSACIAAGASWQDTFPLRGKDGRYRWFLSLAEPVRNPDGVIVRWYGTNTDITATRLAQEALGHSEQRFRALVDASAAVIWNTTAQGELMPPQPRWAAYTGQGEEAYQGWGWVDAVHPDDRARAAEVWAECVEAVKVYAVEYRLRRHDGAWRDMEVRGVPVLAEDGTIREWVGLNIDITARKEAEAAIEQARAAAEAANLAKSQFLANMSHELRTPLSAVIGYSEMLGEELEDRGHAALLPDLRKIESSARHLLGLINDVLDISKIEAGRLTLAAERFDVVSLIEDVTAATQSLITKKRNRFRLDVEGDPKIGLGAMHQDQLKLRQSLINLIGNAAKFSEDGEIVLAVRRFREDGADRLSFAVSDTGIGLTQEQIGRLFERFSQADESTTRQFGGTGLGLAITRAFIERMGGTIGVESTFGAGATFTIRLPAELAAHEEEVEAQSVTARVHEITEGEAHLHDVVLLVDDDPAARDLLQRFLEREGFRVRTANDGRAGLTLARALKPRAILLDIEMPRMDGWAVLHAIRTDPEIADTPVIITSVVNEFSLAHVLGATDYMVKPIDWGALKDAMERYRPVDREGSVLVVDDDADARERMRRTLQRDGWQVREAENGAAALESLDHARPSLILLDLMMPVMDGFAFLRALRGRPDGGGIPVVVLTAKEITPSEKESLGRQADRLIVKGTMSLSEIGRQLRDLYARQDGTPLPGRIQGLIDKLSP; encoded by the coding sequence ATGACGGGAGACATCACCGTGACCGTACAGGACGGGAAGGTGCCGGCCACCGGGCCGACCATGGCGGATTTCCGCAACCTCGCCGACGCGCTGCCGCAGCTCGCCTGGATCGCCGAGGCCGACGGCAACCTCGTCTGGTACAATCGCCGCTGGTACGACTACACCGGCACGACGCCCGCCGAGATGGCCGACCACGGCTGGCGCAAGCTGCATCACCCCGATCATCTCGACCGCGCCGCGGCGCGCTTTTCCGCCTGCATCGCCGCGGGCGCGTCGTGGCAGGACACCTTCCCCTTGCGCGGCAAGGACGGCCGCTACCGCTGGTTCCTGTCCCTGGCCGAGCCGGTGCGCAACCCGGATGGCGTCATCGTGCGCTGGTACGGCACCAACACCGACATCACCGCGACGCGCCTCGCCCAGGAAGCGCTCGGCCATTCCGAGCAGCGCTTCCGGGCCCTGGTGGACGCCTCCGCCGCCGTGATCTGGAACACGACGGCGCAAGGCGAGCTGATGCCGCCCCAGCCGCGCTGGGCCGCCTATACCGGACAGGGCGAGGAGGCCTACCAGGGCTGGGGCTGGGTCGATGCGGTCCATCCCGACGACCGGGCCCGGGCCGCGGAGGTCTGGGCCGAATGCGTCGAGGCGGTGAAGGTCTACGCGGTCGAGTACCGCCTGCGCCGCCACGACGGCGCCTGGCGCGACATGGAGGTGCGCGGGGTGCCGGTGCTCGCCGAGGACGGCACGATCCGCGAATGGGTCGGGCTCAACATCGACATCACCGCCCGCAAGGAGGCCGAGGCCGCGATCGAGCAGGCCCGCGCCGCGGCGGAAGCCGCCAACCTCGCGAAAAGCCAGTTCCTGGCCAACATGAGCCACGAACTGCGCACGCCCCTCTCGGCGGTGATCGGCTATTCCGAGATGCTCGGCGAGGAATTGGAGGATCGGGGCCATGCCGCGCTGCTGCCGGACCTGCGCAAGATCGAATCGTCCGCCCGCCACCTGCTCGGGCTCATCAACGACGTGCTCGACATCTCCAAGATCGAGGCCGGGCGCCTGACGCTCGCGGCGGAGCGCTTCGACGTCGTGTCCCTGATCGAGGACGTCACCGCCGCCACGCAGAGCCTGATCACGAAGAAGCGCAACCGCTTCCGCCTCGACGTCGAGGGCGATCCGAAAATCGGCCTCGGCGCGATGCATCAGGACCAGTTGAAGCTGCGCCAGTCGCTGATCAACCTGATCGGCAACGCGGCCAAGTTCTCGGAGGACGGCGAGATCGTCCTCGCCGTGCGCCGCTTCCGGGAAGACGGCGCCGACCGGCTGAGCTTTGCCGTCTCGGATACCGGCATCGGGCTGACCCAGGAGCAGATCGGCCGGCTGTTCGAGCGCTTCTCCCAGGCCGACGAATCGACCACGCGCCAGTTCGGCGGCACCGGCCTGGGGCTCGCCATCACCCGCGCCTTCATCGAGCGGATGGGCGGCACGATCGGCGTCGAGAGCACCTTCGGCGCGGGCGCGACCTTCACGATCCGCCTGCCGGCCGAACTCGCCGCCCACGAGGAGGAGGTCGAGGCGCAGAGCGTCACCGCCCGCGTCCACGAGATCACCGAGGGCGAGGCGCACCTGCACGACGTGGTGCTGCTCGTCGACGACGACCCGGCCGCCCGCGACCTGCTCCAGCGCTTCCTCGAACGCGAGGGGTTCCGGGTACGCACCGCCAACGACGGCCGGGCCGGGCTGACGCTCGCCCGGGCGCTGAAGCCGCGGGCGATCCTGCTCGACATCGAGATGCCGCGCATGGACGGCTGGGCGGTGCTGCACGCGATCCGCACCGACCCCGAGATCGCCGACACGCCGGTCATCATCACCAGCGTCGTCAACGAGTTCAGCCTCGCGCACGTGCTCGGCGCCACCGACTACATGGTCAAGCCGATCGACTGGGGCGCGCTCAAGGACGCGATGGAGCGCTACCGCCCCGTCGATCGCGAGGGCAGCGTTCTCGTGGTGGACGACGACGCCGACGCCCGCGAGCGGATGCGCCGCACGCTCCAGCGCGACGGCTGGCAGGTGCGCGAGGCCGAGAACGGCGCCGCCGCCCTGGAGAGCCTCGATCACGCCCGACCGAGCCTGATCCTGCTCGACCTGATGATGCCGGTGATGGACGGCTTCGCCTTCCTGCGGGCCCTGCGCGGGCGCCCGGACGGCGGCGGCATCCCCGTGGTGGTGCTCACCGCCAAGGAGATCACGCCCTCGGAGAAGGAGAGCCTCGGCCGGCAGGCCGACCGGCTCATCGTCAAGGGCACGATGAGCCTGTCCGAGATCGGCCGGCAGTTGCGCGATCTCTACGCCCGGCAGGACGGCACACCGCTGCCGGGCAGGATCCAGGGGCTGATCGACAAGCTGTCGCCGTAG
- a CDS encoding pentapeptide repeat-containing protein, giving the protein MRDGGAEDGDPRVAALLAQLSEREAPFSIRGRDDLAGLPLGRAALSPRIDPQAPPRWWAQGSGGLDLAEADLADARLEATDLSGANLRRASLAGALARSAGFANACLEEADLAGADLSGAHFTGIAGGQASFREAMLEDADFSGATMRFARLDKALLDGARFEGADLWGTDFTGADADDSVFRKARLDEADLSDCNLTGADFEGASLKKARLAGSRLRGANFSGARLDGADLSGADFSRTGLVRLDLTACRLRHARFAGAWLEGVRLSVEQLDGAVGEEIAGEYEAAQASYLALERNLLGIGSHAGASWAYKRGRRMGRRHAGVRAREAFSTRDLRGTLSHGYRWVADRFVEWLCDYGESLSRIARAFLVGILLFAAAYGAAGGLTREGENTPTYNPLDLVSYSALNMMTANPPEIGVKPQGRVTNLLVGLQGAAGIVLMGLFGFVLGNRLRR; this is encoded by the coding sequence GTGCGGGATGGCGGGGCGGAGGATGGTGATCCGCGCGTCGCGGCGCTGCTCGCGCAGCTTTCGGAGCGCGAGGCGCCGTTCTCGATTCGTGGGCGCGACGACCTCGCCGGGCTCCCCCTCGGGCGCGCGGCCCTGAGCCCGCGGATCGATCCCCAGGCGCCGCCGCGCTGGTGGGCGCAAGGGTCGGGCGGCCTCGATCTGGCGGAGGCCGACCTCGCCGATGCCCGGCTGGAGGCGACGGACCTGTCGGGCGCCAACCTGCGGCGGGCCTCGCTTGCCGGAGCGCTCGCCCGCTCCGCCGGCTTCGCGAACGCCTGCCTGGAGGAGGCGGATCTTGCCGGCGCCGACCTCAGCGGCGCGCACTTCACGGGCATCGCCGGCGGGCAGGCCTCCTTTCGCGAGGCGATGCTGGAGGATGCCGACTTCTCCGGCGCGACGATGCGCTTCGCCCGGCTCGACAAGGCGCTGCTCGACGGTGCCCGCTTCGAGGGCGCCGACCTGTGGGGCACCGATTTCACCGGGGCCGACGCCGACGATTCCGTGTTCCGCAAGGCCCGGCTCGACGAGGCCGACCTCTCCGACTGCAACCTGACCGGCGCGGATTTCGAGGGCGCGAGCCTCAAGAAGGCGCGGCTCGCCGGCTCGCGGCTGCGGGGCGCCAACTTTTCCGGTGCGCGCCTCGACGGGGCGGACCTGTCGGGGGCCGACTTCTCCCGCACCGGCCTCGTGCGCCTCGACCTCACGGCGTGCAGGCTGCGCCACGCGCGCTTCGCCGGGGCGTGGCTCGAAGGCGTGCGGCTCTCGGTCGAGCAGCTCGACGGGGCGGTCGGCGAGGAGATCGCAGGGGAATACGAGGCGGCGCAGGCGAGCTATCTCGCGCTGGAGCGCAACCTCCTCGGCATCGGCAGCCACGCGGGTGCGAGCTGGGCCTACAAGCGCGGGCGCCGCATGGGCCGCCGCCACGCCGGCGTGCGCGCCCGCGAGGCCTTTTCGACCCGCGACCTGCGGGGAACGCTGAGCCACGGCTACCGCTGGGTCGCCGACCGTTTCGTCGAGTGGCTGTGCGACTACGGCGAGAGCCTGTCGCGGATCGCCCGCGCCTTCCTCGTCGGCATCCTGCTGTTCGCCGCGGCCTACGGGGCGGCCGGCGGCCTCACCCGGGAGGGCGAGAACACGCCGACCTACAACCCGCTCGACCTCGTCAGCTACAGCGCGCTCAACATGATGACCGCCAACCCGCCGGAGATCGGCGTGAAGCCGCAGGGCCGCGTCACCAACCTGCTGGTCGGGCTTCAGGGCGCGGCGGGGATCGTGCTGATGGGCCTGTTCGGCTTCGTCCTCGGCAACCGGTTACGGCGTTGA
- a CDS encoding response regulator, whose translation MSGKILLVEDHEEIWDFLSRRLKRRGYEVVLAHDGEAGVQQARAARPDVILLDMNLPILDGWSTARALKAATDTRAIPIIALTAHAMSGDRDKAIQAGCDDYHPKPIDFPKLLTQIGTAIGPGG comes from the coding sequence GTGTCGGGAAAGATCCTGCTGGTGGAAGACCACGAGGAAATCTGGGACTTCCTGTCCCGCCGGCTCAAACGCCGCGGCTACGAGGTGGTGCTCGCCCATGACGGCGAGGCGGGGGTGCAGCAGGCCCGTGCCGCCCGGCCCGACGTGATCCTGCTCGACATGAACCTGCCGATCCTCGACGGCTGGTCCACGGCCCGCGCCCTGAAGGCCGCGACCGACACCCGCGCCATCCCGATCATCGCGCTCACCGCCCACGCCATGTCGGGCGACCGCGACAAGGCGATCCAGGCCGGCTGCGACGACTACCACCCGAAGCCGATCGACTTCCCCAAGCTGCTCACCCAGATCGGCACGGCGATCGGGCCGGGGGGCTAG